The segment ATACAAAAATCATGCACTAAAACTAAGATAAAATGTAATTTGGAGCATTTTATGCTTTGCAGAAACATTCCCTTTATTATTGTGTTGTTCTTCACACTTAGCAGAAGCTACTTTTGGGGAAGAAACAgaaattaatgtaactataaaaCGAATTAACCTggtaatttaaaacttgtattttttattcatatgatACTGAGTTGAAgcttacaaacaaataattaatgaaaagatATTGATTGTGTAAATACATATTTCAGGGCAAATAAGGTACTGTTTAAACACTTACCTGTGCATCTGAATTACATCTTAATGAAACAGTTCTGTTACTgcttaaaaaatctttttcaaacaaattatgaGCACCTTGAACTGAACAAATTAGAGTATGATAAAAATAGACAAAGGAGTTTTGCCgttatttacagtttttgtatCGAAACTCTCAATTGCATTTATGTCACTCGTGAACCACTTTTTACGCACTGCACACACTGTGTTTGAGCACTAATTCAGTTTTTGTCTACTCTAATAAAATAGAACGAAAATCATAATACAAAAAGAGATAGGTTAGGAAAAACACCCATAAACTGTATTAAAACACtcttcttaaaaatatatgtaggtgGAAAAGGagcaaaacaaaacaactaaCATTGCgtgtaaactacaattaaaaaaatacacattctCTAATCAATAAACAGTTCTGGGTAACAGGATTACCGATGAAGTGTGAAAATATAGTATGTACAAGATATCCCTAGGTAAAGCTCTTCAAGGGTATGAAGGCGTAATACTGAGCAGTAGGAGCAGAGAGCTTATTGATGAGGAAGAAAGGAGTTTTTTGGTCTCCTCAACTCCAGGAGTGTCATTCCTCTGGGGAGTTATCTGGAGAATCTGGAGTTGTTATGGAGATGGAGTAATGGAGCTTCTTGTTGCGCAAATAACTGTAGGAGTTGTCGAATATTATCGTATctgcaacaaacaaaatttgcACAAATTATTGACAGAAAATAATGGAATACTCAATCACTCTTTAATTCCCAATGTGGCACTTCTCCAAAGCCGTATGCACAGTGACtagtagatttttttataaaaatggagtAATGGAGCTTCCTGTTGAGCAAATAACTTTAGGGAGTTGTCAAAGATGATCGTACTACATCAGTTTTCAGAAACTATTAATAGGGAAGAATGGAGTATTCATAACAATTTAACTCCTGGTGTATCCCTTCTTCAGAGCTTTATACGCATTGACTAGTGGAGTTTTATAGTTTTGGAATAATGGAGTTTCTTATTGCTCCTACCGTCTTTGCAgcaacatacatttttatgaactgtcaatgaagaaaaattatatattttttaaaaagtcacattaaataattcataaacactTCAAATCAAActgaaaacatttcataaatatgacATTTGTGGTACGTAGGAAAATGAAGATCGAAAATGCCAATTTAACATTTGCAGAACATAACGTATCCTAAAAGTATAAACTTAAGCTCCTTATCACTACGGATTATTCAAAGAACCTAGTCATCTTACACGACAGCAAAACAAACCCAGTCAGCCCTATCTCCGAGTTGCTCTTGCTGACTGCGATACGTTAGTGTGTATTACACTATATTACACTGGTACTGGAATTCGAGTACttgtaatattatgaaatatagtcACCATTTTGAATAAACTGTTCCTCTTACCAAACAAATACATTACTTTCAATAGCTATATATACAGATTTTGACTAACGAAAGTAAAATTCctcgttaaaaaatatacaacaacaattacatattaataaacaacaatgCTAACAATATCATATCCATAGGCAACATAACTTAACTAGgcgaataaataaatgtaagattTAGAAATAAAGAAATCAACAAAAGATATTTGAAATCAGAGTACCTTCAAGATAAATAAAAGTATCTAGTTCAAgagttttctttttgtttggttttattaataaactagctgttacccgccgCTCCACACACAATTTTCAATACCAATGTCCTTGTAATACTTAGTAAAAGCTTTTATGATGTCATATGATGAAGTAGGCTTAAAGGTTCATGTACAAAGGTACTTACTTAGTATCAGGTATCAAAGTTTAACCTAACTTATATCACGTTTTCCACGAGTGGGTACCTTTCTAGATCgccttaattatattttcaatgccaCATCGGTCTTATTGTCCcgatcaaaaatacaaatacatagatCTTGGAATCATACTTCTGCAAAAAAAGTTTACTTCAATCCTTGTCATAAAcatccggtctaagatatttcgagtgccatagtagagtttgccttgtcctcaCGATGTAACATTATCTACATACAGTCTAGGGGGAAATCTTACATACGTCCTATGTACTTCCGTTATAAGGGGGAAGTTCTTATTAATTTCATGCAATTGTTCAAAATAATCGAGTAtaaagttttgcgttatagaagtcCTGTTGTTTTTCGGACTGCAGTCTGAGGAAAAAGGATTGTCGatgcatgttagtgttcatttcacTGTTTTTCCTTAAGACACTGTTGAAATACCATATTGAAATGTGGCTAGGAAGCCCACAAGTTTGGAGTAACGTGAAAATAAGGAtagctttgtttattaaggttggttttataacagtgcttaaataatatttcaaagcatTATGTTTCCTATTCAACATTGGTGCAATCTGGGTtcaaagttagatattaactttgtgcTTACTATCTGCATTATCCCAGTAATTAAAcactgtacaatattttataaaattcaaatgtgaacagctgtttagtgtcagttaaatttggattataaaacataaatattgccatattcataaattatttctaggtaacttttcttatcttTCTTTTATACTCTCTTCTTTTAGTATCTTCTTCGGATTccaacaaacattttacaaaaagaattagcaaAATTGGCGcgtagcaacacattttgcgatttaatttttttataagatatgCTTTTATACATCTATAGAATACATTAATATCTACTACTGCATTCATTTTAATTTACGAGCTTGTATTGCACGATCTGAGCTTGGATTTAGCTCTCGagggttgtttttctttttccatAAGAAGTGCactgcactgatggccagagggATATCTGATCGGTTCTTTCCCGTGCTCAGATAATTTATCATTAACAAATACTTCTACAGCACAAGAAAAGTAGCGACACGGGAGTATACTGCTATAACTGCAACGCGCTATAATGCATCCTAAAATATTGCTCTTGTACTTAAAATCCTGAAGTATTCTTAAATTACTCTAAAATGTAAGTATCGATTTGAAAATTCGCAAGCAATCTCAGCGAAGACCGTATGCTATAGCCTACGTTGTGTACTGTACTACTATCTTGTAGATAGGAATAAGATACTTACAAGTGGCAGGGGTAGGGCACTCTATGGTCCCCACCTCTTCTGTCTTGTGACACTCCACCCTGTGGACAGGAACCACCACCGTCTCCCGACCCTCCTCGTCCTTGCTGGACACTCCGAACTTGATGTCGTGTCCATCGCTGTAGAAACCCCACCTGCAAGTATATATGTAGAAGAAAGAGTGAGAAAATGTGATGATAtgaactgaatattaaaaataactaccaaacacgtagccaggaaaaaatgttGGGGGGTCGAAACGAAATTGTGGGTGGgggattcaaattttttaaactatcaaaTTTAAGAAGCAAAACAATGAATTTTGCACATAGTTTTTATGTCTTTTAAAAGGTTCTATTGACGACAATATTCATAATTGTGGAAACACTGCTTTATTGGCTGTATAGAATAGATAATTTAAATTGATGAGTCTCATGtagtaatgtaatgaaaagtttcttttattttctgcAAAACACGGTACATAGTATACAAATCCACATTGAGGTATGATAATATGTAGAAAAAGCTTTTACAAAagtcaaattcttcttgtcttctgaGCCATTGCATCTAGTACTTGCTATGGGGGAACTGATATTTTCCACTAGGACAGAAAGTAAGGCGAAAGCAGTCAAcggctcattccccattttgttccttaaaaagttcttgacccttTTCCATGTTGAGAACGATCTCTCATCATgtaagtaatactgaattattttaataataataataaccgtttactaaaaaagaaattttaaaaatttaaaatttttggtggGTCCAGACTCTTTGAACCCCCTCAATGGCTACGTCCTTTATACCTgctaaattttactttctaattaTTCATCCAAAGGAAAAACCATACCACGTACTTCGTAAGTTCTGTCAATAAGACTCTAATATAAATACAGgatggcgcatatgtcagttttcCGTAAATTAGGATATTTTGTTCGAGAATttggtaacaatgttaaactggcagcaacacggagtaagttcattattgtctgttccagtggctagtgtaaagtgacgctctttgtatcgctctgttatttgtttgtgcgtgttttttaaatgtttacaacccaacaatGAGTTTACATCCTgcagttgtggtggaagcataataaaaatactgctataataatagaagaatttagtggtaaatatccaggtgtcgcgATACCCACTCAACAGTATATACGGATGTTAAAtgagaaatttgaaaacacaggagGCGCTTTAAATGCCCCGAAGTGTGGTCGTCCACGATAAATTTGCAACGAAGTaaacctgcagacagttgctcaagcttttgtagccagtcGCGGTAAAATCAACTtgtaaggcatctgctgaactagaaatatcatgGAGAAGCGtgcaaaagaaagcgattaaaatttaaaccataccgtccatctttactccaagTGCTTCACGAGGATGATTCAGATAGACGATTGGAATTCTGTGAAACAATAACTAtccgctcagaggctgatccaaatttcttgcgatcaaTTTTGTGATGTGATGaagcatgtttcaaactaaatggacgcgttaatcggcataactgcgtgtactgATCGGATataaatcctcataacgtaatccaagcagcactcaatgtgcctggtgttatggtatggggaggtatttcgagtactgcactgattggtccttattttctagaggaaatgttaactcagaaagttaccttcggttgctgcaagaagtagtagttcccgagctcagaaacaatcctgttttcaatattcattcgctcatctggcaacaagatggtgcctCAGCACATTTCGGTATACAAGTTCGaggtattttaaataacacatttaatgaatagATTGGTCGCTGTGGTACAATCGATTGGTCTGCGCGCTCGCCAGACCTGACCTCATGTGATTTTTCACGGTGGGGTATTATAAAGAAGACTGTGGATGCTTCAAAACCGCAAAATCTTGAAGAACTCAGAAGCCTATTTAGAAactcattttaacatgttaataaCGATAGACCTTTATTGCTAAATATTTGTGACTCTAttctcagtcgttgtatgaagtgtGTACAAAATCAAGGAggacatttcgaacaactgctGTAACATCGTATGGTAAAATGTAAGTACTTTCATATAATGAATTGTTTTCTTGCTTTAAAGTGTTTTTCAGTTAACCAataacgcctttaaatttcttttctggaGAAACTtacatatgcgccaccctgtatatctcTCTTTCCAGTTTGTTTGGCTTTCTTCCATAATTCAAGCAATGATCCTTATAAGCTGTCGAAATATTCtcagttatttaatttacaccaagtataaaaataataaacttatcttTTTCGATTAAAAAACCcttaaacattttgttacaaaaacttataaattcataaacttgaattgtaaattattagaaacaaataaagTCTACGctcattattatttgtttagaatCAATTAAACTAACTAGttcgttaatttattttattttaaataatgacacTTACAGTTCCATAATactcaatattgttttaatagattttaatatttaacggTACGTGTCCCACACTCTGTGCGTAAATCCATTCCCCCACTTAAAAAgcatcaaacttaaaatttaataagataataaatttcaaaaactttttttaatcattCCTCAGTAAGTACAAAGTTTAATCggaaatggaaaaaaaataaaaggttattttagtaattgtaattacaataCTTATACATGCAAATgggaaattataattaaaatgcgCTAATGAACAAGTTACAGTCAACTACTAAACTAGGACCACTGAAGTTGAAGAACGCCTTCAAAAAGAGTCATACAATTGTGGTACGAATATGAAAGTTACGTGCATTGAATGTTTTGAAGGCGTTACTTAATTCAAATAGTACACTAATTCGCTTGTAAAATTAATCATAGATCtttctaaatatttacacaattttgagtaaaatattgtcagtgtgattttatacttttacttatTGATACCTTTTGTCAGATATACATATCAAATGATGACAGGGCGATAgtaaatatgttgtaaatatgGTTTTTAATGGGGGTTTTTGGCCGCCATCTTAGATCTCCCATGACGAAAGTAACTTTTTTCCAAATAAGGTTGAAATATCTTTAACTAAAAAGATAAGGACAATAAGAGAAAGTTATGTTAAACGCAACGAATGAGATTTTAATCACCGATACCAAATTTAATTATGATGAGTTTGTGTGTTTATTGCAAAGAGAAACtttataagcaaataaaaaaaactttttgcaatCGAGTCggaaacaaaatttattgaagtatcaaaggatttatttttttaattccttttcgTGGTTTTATTATGTGGAAGGTGACAATTTACTTAAATCTATGGTTTGCGCCAAGTCTTGGTTTATTGATGACATGAATAGTCCTCGGAGTCTTAGCTGAGTCACTCTTGAAGGATCgtaattttaatgtactttagTTCCGAGAAAATACAATCATTACACTAACAAGACACAGAAAGCGGTAGTTAACgagcaagaacgtagccaggaaaaaaattgggggggtccagacaactgatattttcctgtagtggccccattttgttcctgaaaagttcttgacccgtttctttgttgaggaCTATCTTCTTTGTTGCAGTagatgtcagtaatactgaattatttaaataataataatcgtttactaaaaaagtaatttgaaaaatttaaaatttggtgggGTCCGAACTCCAATTTTTCGCCGGTAATATTATTGCTGGAGACGTAGTTCCAAGAAATCTTGTGGATTTGAGTGTATGAGTACTCTCCTTGCTATCTCATGAATTTCATTGCAGCAGTCATTTGCTTTAATTTCTTTGGCAtcttaatttatcaaaaattttccCGCATTTACACCCAGTGTTTATGCTGAAATGATATCCCAACTTCAAGTACAAGGCGAGTTTCAAAGTAAGtcaatttttaagagcgttcgAATTgcaaaagaaagcgatcagaataatcgcaaaaattaattttaaaaatcctgtAAGTAAGCTTTTAGACAATTGCAACTGTTGACCttgccgagtctctacattttgCAGACAATTCTGTTCTGTAAGTCAAGATGTGCCCTGATAATGGACTGAGACATATATGAGTATGATGCAAAAGGCAAAACtgaaagacacagaacggtagtttatgagcacttgcctgcACAGGCTGGTTTCATCTAATCAACAAATTGCCAGATTCCATCAAGTGCCCCAACgcccaaaagggttaaaaattcgCCTCAAAAGCTTTTTAGCGTctatggtattttaaaatgtcGGCGAATGTATGGCAAACAACTGGAAAGACCGATCATTTACAAGACTGGCGCCGACGTTGGATGTGGGTAAAATTGGCGTATGAATCCAAAAACTGTATGTCTGAATGTGTATTGAGGTATAAatgctaaatttaatttaatttaaactcctagacgtttgctatacatgtgaacatgttttcgcaataaacGATTTAACTTTGACTTAGACAATTCAATTTTATTCCAACGTTTTTGCTTTGTAAAACTACAGTAATTTATATAACTCCTTGTGACTTTTACTCTTTTAGGCGGCCAACTAGTTTGCCTGATGGGCTTTAGCGTCATCCTTGTCTCCCAGAAAAAAGCAAGAACTCACTTGAGGAACGAACCCTCTTGAGCGGCCAAGTAGTTGAGCCTTAGTTTCTCCCCTTTCCGCACCGTGGCGCTGCAATAGCTGTCTTTCCCTTCGGAGGCCAGCCGGTCGCTCTTGCGTACGTACATGGACTTTGGCACCTTTCCTCCTTGTGGAACCTGCAACATCCATGATTTAGCGCCAATCGTCCTGAGAAATTGTTAGTGAcgaagataaataaatatgtcttaaTAAGCTTACAGTGGTCTACATGCAATTACAAGTGTGGTAATGGTTTAATTGTTGGTACATTGCTATGAGAAATTGTATTAGTAGGCCTAAGTGCCTACAGCCTAGTAGCTCATTCCGCGaggattcaaaaaattattttacgtgTTTGATGTATATTAAGTATAGAAATTGAACATGAACAACCAGTCAACTCTTTTGATTGTTGAATATACGTCTTCCCTTGTATAGTTAAAcacagtggcgtatatagaaaattattccGTAAGGGGCAGACACATTGGGTAATTTAGGATGTATAAAATACCCTCCAAAAGTTAGGCTCGGAAGTCTTTCCCCGGGAAAACGGaactttaagacctcataaattaatgttttatagcaaaaaaatttagttgaaattttaattctttgtttgaagtttatttttgacgatggaaggattgtgaaggaaacaggattttttgcggacatttgccataattcagtgaaacaaaaaaaatcagtaactctacgtttcgagatctgcaatctgatctcttcttcaggtaaataactaacctaatacataactacaaactaggttaaaataaacaaatcataccagagcgttctGACACGCGTATGTCAGAAATCACAAGCACAATGTTGTgtgccaacttcactaactctaaaacatgcaattaataaaacactatacacaacactaatcattaaagctgaactacagaatacaggtcacaatacgtctgaaTTCCAACCACCTACAGAaataaacaagatggcggaaataaaaaggggGACATGAATGagcatttattattactattattattattggttcatgctagatgaaattCTTAAAGCCATATTGTGGCTGCGCATTGGTTTAtaacaaatatctgatccgtttaatacttttggttttctttttagttcattttttttataattggcaatcaaagcggcctaatctcgactgatggttgactgattggttggtctgcccaatttattttatgttgcctctattaatttccttttgaagaaactaaataaaatatatacacctaTGGTTAACACGACATAAATCATTCATACGAAAGAGGTATGCTGAGACCTGGGGGATTATAATAGTTACGAGGCCCAACGCTAGTCTGCGCCACATAGTtaactttcattattaccgttcAAATATTAACTACCCGAAGCTCTCACTCAACAGTGGGCAGTCCCCGAGTCTTATAGCATTGTATAAgctatctcttgtgtaactaaataaataaatgtatttattttctcattctgtcgcaaaaaatacatcaaataaatgaaaactaaCATCATTAAgaatcataaacaatataattacacttACCAACACACTTGACACACTTGACTAAATGcactaaatgaaaacttaaacatgtatttaaattgaacAAATAACATAATGCAActtaaaaagtaacttaatatAACTTCTTTCAGTCCCCTTACATATCTAAtcattataaaaacttgtaaatatactgaCTTTCGTAAATAACAGaagagaaaatttagggcctctACGGCACTtggcctgtttggaggttccaattattttacattaacattattttacagcGTCCAGAAAAAGTCCAGTGaaagaatgaattttttatttattctttttcagCCATTGTTTTTTCCTTACTATCAGTGCTTCTTTGCTATACTACAtgagaaattattgaaatgaaaataagtaAGCCAATAGAAAAGATGTTgaagtgaaaaattttaaaaattgctgtaTGTCTAAGAACGTGTAAGCAAAACaatgatggaaaatatttatagtgTACATTCGTAAATATTAATGCTGAATTTTAATTATGAAGTCAAGGTGCTCCAAAGTTAGCAGCCACTCTCTAtatcttttcaaaaatgttttaatattcgataattcttttatatagtttggtagtttgttaaaaattcttggcgctataaaatttaatgttcttgtaaaaaatgtacaatttggTTTTGGAACTGTAAATTGATAAACTAATACAATCGAAGATTTTGTTTTCCTTGATCCAGCATATATCACTCTACGAACCCCGCATTACCTTGGAAGGACACCTCGGATCACCGTCAGGGTCGACCATGTCACCGCCATACTGCTGAGGGAGGTTCTCGGCGGGTATCTGCCGCAGAAGAGCCGGTCCCCACTTGCCCGGCTCCGCCTTGAAGATCTGGATCTTGCTGATCGTGTAGTCGTTCAAGAAGTTCTTCACGATAGAGAAGGCCAGGGCGAACACCTTCGGCACTGGATAGGTATGATGAAGGTAATACGTGATAAACTTTACGTTCCATTACAAACTATCTGTGTATTCTATCATGGTACTAGTATCCTATGAAACATATTCTATAGATTGGAGAGAAATCCATTTCCTTAGCTTAATCTAGAGCAGAATGGGTTAGTCTCGATGAACGAGTTCGTGCCAATGTTATCCAACTCATGTAGCACTATAAACTATCAACCTATTTCTTTACTGTAAAGTTTGATATTGaagatggatgatttgaaaggatagtaggatttcgggcattttacatcgttatatgttacaacaagtttaagactacgtttcgaggatttaaatctacccCCTTCTTTAGGTGTAACAACCCCTAATAGATTTAAACACGTTCATGGACAAAACATTTAGCAATGGACTGCCACTCAAAGGTATAAATGATGCCTCTGGTAGACAAACTGTATACAGTCCAGACTGGAGAGAGTGGACCCAAGCGATGCCACTGCACAGGATTGGCTCAGTACAAACAACACGTTACACCCGAACTAACGAAGGAGGAACACTGACGATTTCCACAAAACGTGTTgaactttttgtaacatatatcaGTTCACGTTAAATATTATCTGAGATTCGTTATATCGAACGTATAAACGAATTTCCTCCAATTTTCCAATTATTCTAGTTAAAATATAATCGGTTTTCGGTTGTTATAAGTTTTGAAGCGAAATGTTGATTACAGTTctttaaaattgctttttttcGAAGTacgataaaattataaacaatgttaattCTGCGAGAAGCTGTAGAAATTTGAAGCAGAATTAAAAGTGCTTTTACAATAGGTACTAAAGAAAACATGTTGAGATGAGGATGTGATATGTTACAGTGAAAGATTCGacacgtttttatttatacaaaataatttcttaaaggatatttgtaatgaaaattcgTCATATTTagctaaactatattttattttggaaaacccCCAATTTACTTTTCCaccatacaaattaattaaatagatatatactcatattataaattcaattaaattattaaaacatgtatcaCTCGATAAAGCTATATCTCATGTACGAAATGTAAAAtccacatttttatcttcagtatCTTTTTGGGCTgatcagaaaaatacctaaatttctTAGCTTAAAAGCATTTAACTTCACGTGGAATTATCAAAAAGTGTTGTCTACATTTCCTGTATTCACAGGTATCTTAAATAGTCATGAATTTAGCATGAAAATGTTTCAAACCCAGAATCGACAGTACcatcttaaaaaacattttctgaatacacgaaaaatataaatgtcttttaTTCATCCCACGAAGAATTGTAGACACTTGAAGCAGAATGTAGGCTCATTTTATCTTATAATCTGGCCCAAGAAAAACGGTTGAGATTAGGATAGGATTTTGTACGGCGTATGTTAACTGGAGGAAATAAC is part of the Homalodisca vitripennis isolate AUS2020 chromosome 8, UT_GWSS_2.1, whole genome shotgun sequence genome and harbors:
- the LOC124367475 gene encoding SEC14-like protein 2 isoform X1, translated to MAPNKLNLNDDQLFSLMKLRRNVADVCTLPYHDDQFLLRWLRARNFDCAAAEKMLRESLKWRAEWDVDNLEEWEAPAVFEQYYPSGICGFDREGSPVIVLPFSGMDIWGMLHTVTKADLIKQTIRTVERHLALARSQASIHGHQASQLVAIIDMTDFNLRQYAWRPASELVIAMIQMYEANYPEILKACYIINVPKVFALAFSIVKNFLNDYTISKIQIFKAEPGKWGPALLRQIPAENLPQQYGGDMVDPDGDPRCPSKVPQGGKVPKSMYVRKSDRLASEGKDSYCSATVRKGEKLRLNYLAAQEGSFLKWGFYSDGHDIKFGVSSKDEEGRETVVVPVHRVECHKTEEVGTIECPTPATYTIIFDNSYSYLRNKKLHYSISITTPDSPDNSPEE
- the LOC124367475 gene encoding SEC14-like protein 2 isoform X2, with product MAQRNFDCAAAEKMLRESLKWRAEWDVDNLEEWEAPAVFEQYYPSGICGFDREGSPVIVLPFSGMDIWGMLHTVTKADLIKQTIRTVERHLALARSQASIHGHQASQLVAIIDMTDFNLRQYAWRPASELVIAMIQMYEANYPEILKACYIINVPKVFALAFSIVKNFLNDYTISKIQIFKAEPGKWGPALLRQIPAENLPQQYGGDMVDPDGDPRCPSKVPQGGKVPKSMYVRKSDRLASEGKDSYCSATVRKGEKLRLNYLAAQEGSFLKWGFYSDGHDIKFGVSSKDEEGRETVVVPVHRVECHKTEEVGTIECPTPATYTIIFDNSYSYLRNKKLHYSISITTPDSPDNSPEE